A genomic segment from Candidatus Omnitrophota bacterium encodes:
- a CDS encoding ferrous iron transporter B has product MSIDKILLIGNPNVGKSAIFSRLTGAKVAISNYPGTTVEFTQGKLKIGDKTAVIIDVPGTYTLEATCKAEDVACRMLQEGGVVVNVVDATNLERNLSLTLQLLEKNIPVIMALNMWDDTKHRGINIDIKKLEEHLGVPVVPACGLTGEGIKELISRLTEAKIVKLSALSDGQRWEKIGKVVEEVQKLTHRHHTPLEILEDLSIKPFTGLPIAIGVVYCSFWLVRFIGEGLIGTLFTPLFEKLWLPLMMKLSGLLGEVAFLHHIFIGNLIGGNIDFGQSFGLLTTGLYVPIAMVLPYIFSFYLILGILEDFGYLPRLAVLTDNFMHHLGLHGYAIIPFILGLGCNVPGALATRILEERREKFIAATLMAVAIPCMAQIAMIVGLVGQRGGKYVAVVFMTLFILLIIKGVFLNRVLKGASPEILVEIPPYRIPQVQAVLKKLWMRVSGFLGEALPYVLLGVFVVNILYMLNIIDFLAYVFTPILTGLWGLPKEAISALVVGFLRKDVAVGMLGPLGLTAKQLVIGSTILAVYFPCIATYMVLIRELGIKDALKSAFIMIVVALVTGATLNLLLV; this is encoded by the coding sequence ATGAGCATAGATAAGATCTTATTAATAGGTAACCCTAACGTCGGCAAGAGCGCGATATTTTCCCGTCTTACCGGAGCGAAAGTAGCCATTTCTAATTATCCCGGGACAACGGTTGAATTTACTCAAGGTAAATTAAAGATCGGCGATAAGACCGCGGTGATTATTGACGTGCCGGGAACGTATACTCTAGAAGCGACCTGTAAGGCCGAAGATGTAGCTTGCCGCATGCTGCAAGAAGGAGGTGTTGTCGTTAATGTCGTAGATGCCACAAACCTGGAAAGAAATTTGTCTTTGACTTTACAGCTTCTGGAAAAAAATATTCCGGTTATAATGGCGTTGAATATGTGGGATGACACAAAGCACCGTGGTATAAATATTGATATCAAAAAGTTGGAAGAACATCTGGGGGTGCCGGTTGTGCCTGCCTGCGGCCTAACCGGAGAGGGCATTAAAGAATTAATCAGCCGCTTGACCGAGGCAAAAATAGTAAAATTGTCCGCTCTTTCCGATGGCCAGAGATGGGAGAAGATAGGCAAGGTTGTTGAAGAAGTTCAAAAGTTGACCCATCGGCATCATACGCCGCTGGAGATATTGGAAGATTTGAGTATTAAGCCCTTTACCGGTCTGCCTATCGCCATAGGCGTAGTTTATTGTTCCTTCTGGTTAGTTCGTTTTATTGGAGAGGGTTTGATCGGAACTTTGTTCACGCCCCTGTTTGAGAAATTATGGCTTCCGCTAATGATGAAATTAAGCGGGTTATTAGGAGAAGTGGCATTTCTGCATCATATCTTCATCGGGAATTTAATAGGCGGCAATATTGATTTTGGCCAATCCTTCGGGCTATTGACGACCGGGCTTTATGTGCCGATAGCTATGGTTTTGCCTTATATTTTCAGTTTTTATCTTATATTGGGGATATTAGAAGATTTTGGGTATCTTCCCCGATTAGCCGTTCTCACGGATAATTTTATGCATCATTTAGGGCTACACGGGTATGCGATAATTCCTTTTATTCTAGGGTTGGGCTGTAACGTGCCCGGAGCGCTGGCTACCCGGATATTGGAAGAACGCCGCGAGAAATTTATCGCCGCTACTTTGATGGCGGTCGCGATTCCTTGTATGGCGCAAATTGCCATGATCGTTGGGTTAGTTGGGCAGAGAGGCGGAAAATACGTAGCCGTTGTTTTTATGACTCTTTTTATTCTTTTGATCATCAAAGGAGTATTCTTAAATAGGGTTTTGAAAGGCGCCAGCCCGGAGATATTAGTTGAGATCCCGCCTTACCGGATACCGCAAGTTCAAGCTGTACTTAAAAAACTTTGGATGCGAGTATCCGGTTTTTTAGGCGAAGCCCTGCCGTATGTGCTTTTAGGAGTGTTTGTTGTGAATATTTTGTATATGCTGAACATAATAGATTTCCTGGCATATGTTTTTACACCGATTCTAACCGGACTATGGGGGCTTCCTAAAGAGGCTATTTCTGCGTTGGTGGTAGGGTTTTTGCGAAAAGATGTTGCCGTTGGCATGCTTGGGCCGCTTGGTTTAACTGCAAAGCAATTGGTAATCGGTTCCACGATTTTAGCTGTTTATTTTCCCTGCATTGCTACGTATATGGTTTTAATCAGAGAGCTGGGGATAAAAGACGCCCTTAAAAGCGCGTTTATTATGATAGTAGTTGCGTTGGTTACCGGCGCGACTCTTAACCTTCTGCTTGTTTAA
- a CDS encoding 4Fe-4S binding protein, with protein MPKVIISLLKKILHILSHDDPSIWKVSRNQPIRTIPIDSNVIRAAVSHIKEELGFIKYAVKLIFLAFYLSFILLFIFNLKNIGKARAIVLICTVLIFGIAFGATPNPMESLVKVFKLFNKMEGEGKILISIFFIFTTFSLIGSKFICSWGCPIGALQECLFNVMGCRSKHSIRIPFWLYSMLRMFIFGVFLVLLFGFGDAVVYGIKDFVVYHHVNYFKIFNFHELAKIALYTLPVFIILSLFIFRPFCHCVCPFGLYSWLLENISINRIHIDTEKCIRCGKCVNVCPTSAMKDIYNKKVYFLAECWSCGKCKDICPVGAITYAR; from the coding sequence TTGCCCAAAGTAATAATATCCCTGTTAAAAAAAATTCTGCATATTTTAAGCCACGATGATCCTTCGATCTGGAAAGTATCGCGTAATCAGCCGATACGAACAATACCTATCGATTCTAATGTTATAAGAGCGGCAGTATCACATATTAAAGAAGAGCTTGGTTTTATAAAATATGCCGTGAAATTAATTTTTTTAGCGTTTTATTTATCTTTTATATTATTGTTTATCTTTAATCTGAAGAATATAGGTAAAGCACGGGCCATTGTATTGATATGTACCGTCCTGATATTTGGCATTGCGTTTGGCGCAACACCTAACCCCATGGAATCCCTTGTTAAGGTGTTTAAACTATTCAATAAAATGGAAGGAGAGGGGAAGATACTTATAAGCATCTTTTTTATTTTTACCACATTTTCATTAATCGGTTCGAAATTTATATGCAGTTGGGGTTGTCCGATAGGAGCGTTGCAGGAATGCCTTTTCAATGTTATGGGTTGCAGGAGTAAGCATAGTATCAGAATTCCATTTTGGTTATATTCTATGTTAAGGATGTTTATATTCGGTGTATTTTTGGTTCTTTTATTTGGTTTTGGAGACGCGGTTGTTTATGGAATTAAGGATTTTGTGGTATACCATCACGTGAATTATTTCAAGATATTCAATTTCCATGAGTTAGCGAAGATAGCATTATATACTTTACCTGTTTTTATCATCTTAAGCTTATTTATTTTTAGACCTTTTTGCCATTGCGTATGTCCTTTCGGGCTGTATTCTTGGTTATTAGAAAATATCTCCATAAATAGGATACATATTGATACAGAGAAATGCATACGGTGCGGGAAATGCGTGAATGTATGCCCTACAAGCGCTATGAAAGATATTTATAATAAAAAGGTTTATTTCCTTGCGGAGTGCTGGTCTTGCGGTAAGTGTAAAGATATTTGTCCTGTTGGCGCCATAACGTATGCGAGATAA
- a CDS encoding FeoA family protein, whose amino-acid sequence MNEIEIDLTQLQPGEGGVIKDLQGGHGFVRKLQGLGVRQGKRIIKVSSHFWRGPQTVEVDNVQIAIGFGMAKRIMVIVKR is encoded by the coding sequence ATGAATGAGATTGAAATAGATTTAACACAGTTACAGCCCGGAGAAGGCGGTGTTATCAAGGATTTACAGGGTGGCCACGGCTTTGTCAGAAAATTACAGGGACTTGGGGTGCGGCAGGGTAAGAGAATCATTAAGGTGAGCTCTCATTTTTGGCGCGGGCCTCAGACGGTAGAAGTGGATAATGTGCAGATCGCCATTGGTTTTGGCATGGCAAAAAGGATTATGGTCATAGTTAAGCGATGA
- a CDS encoding class I SAM-dependent methyltransferase — translation MSDVFDEQYKKYDTWYDKHKFAFLSELEAIKKFTPRDKKGLEIGVGTGRFAAALGIKWGIDPSPRMLDIAQERGINVRMAFGEDLPFLNESFDYVAIIITLCFVNDPRKVLEEAYRVLEKNGKIVIGIVDKESFLGKYYQKKKSAFYKQARFFSVQEVWNLLRMVGFSSPSYYQTISIFPDEMNLVQKPKRGFGKGGFVAIGAKKLLRGGK, via the coding sequence ATGAGCGATGTCTTCGATGAACAGTATAAAAAATATGACACATGGTATGACAAGCATAAATTTGCATTTTTATCAGAATTAGAGGCGATAAAAAAATTCACGCCGAGGGATAAAAAAGGGCTGGAAATTGGCGTGGGCACAGGAAGGTTTGCCGCTGCCTTAGGGATAAAGTGGGGGATAGATCCTTCGCCCAGGATGCTTGATATCGCACAAGAGAGAGGTATAAATGTCAGAATGGCTTTTGGAGAAGATTTGCCTTTTTTGAATGAGTCTTTTGATTATGTGGCAATTATTATCACTTTATGTTTTGTGAATGATCCCAGAAAAGTTTTAGAAGAGGCATACCGTGTTTTAGAGAAAAACGGCAAAATAGTGATCGGTATCGTAGATAAAGAAAGTTTTTTGGGGAAGTACTATCAAAAAAAGAAAAGCGCATTTTATAAGCAGGCACGATTTTTCAGCGTTCAAGAGGTATGGAATTTGCTCAGAATGGTTGGTTTTTCTTCCCCTTCTTACTATCAAACAATATCTATTTTTCCGGATGAGATGAATTTAGTCCAAAAACCAAAGAGGGGGTTCGGCAAGGGTGGGTTCGTAGCGATCGGTGCTAAAAAACTATTAAGAGGGGGAAAATGA
- a CDS encoding DnaJ domain-containing protein, protein MINFKQVDEARKILGLDEEASIEEIKDSFRNLALKFHPDRCKDKEKKYCEEMFKKINHAKDIIGSYCSNYRYSFKEKEIKKNVMSKEEYEHLKRFYDGWFGDLGL, encoded by the coding sequence ATGATTAATTTTAAACAGGTTGATGAGGCAAGAAAAATTTTAGGATTAGACGAAGAGGCGAGTATAGAAGAGATTAAAGATTCCTTCAGAAATCTAGCCCTTAAATTTCATCCGGATAGATGCAAGGATAAAGAAAAGAAATATTGCGAAGAAATGTTTAAAAAGATAAATCACGCTAAGGACATTATTGGAAGCTATTGCTCCAATTACCGGTATTCATTCAAAGAAAAAGAGATCAAGAAAAATGTCATGTCAAAAGAGGAATACGAGCATCTTAAAAGGTTTTACGACGGCTGGTTTGGAGACTTAGGTTTATGA
- the trxA gene encoding thioredoxin codes for MGINIDDSNFKKEVLEEGLPVLVDFWAVWCGPCLRMAPVIEQIAKEYKGKLKVCILDVDQAPKTVASYEVMSIPTLAIFKNGKVVNKFVGAVPKTELEAAFKPFI; via the coding sequence ATGGGGATTAATATAGACGATAGCAATTTTAAAAAAGAGGTATTGGAAGAAGGTTTGCCTGTTTTGGTGGATTTCTGGGCAGTGTGGTGCGGGCCTTGCCTTAGAATGGCTCCCGTGATTGAACAAATTGCTAAAGAGTATAAAGGAAAATTAAAGGTTTGTATATTAGATGTGGATCAAGCGCCTAAGACAGTCGCCAGCTATGAAGTTATGAGCATACCGACGTTGGCGATTTTTAAGAATGGGAAAGTAGTGAATAAGTTTGTCGGCGCGGTCCCAAAGACAGAACTGGAAGCCGCGTTTAAGCCTTTTATATAA
- a CDS encoding MBL fold metallo-hydrolase, whose protein sequence is MKIKVIFDKAASDKKLKTGWGISFLVDGKILFDTGEKGEWLLDNMCFLGVDINKIDTVVISHDHWDHWGGLWDLLTQRAGLKVYACPRFGKEFKERVKKCGGELIETEKVTEIAGGIYTTGEIPGAYKGKYMAEQAIALRTKNGLTIITGCAHPGILKMAEKAKTKFPGELIYLALGGFHLMDSDKRAIEIVAENFRKMNIIKAGPTHCSGDMAEEIFKRFYGDNFIPIEIGQEIEV, encoded by the coding sequence ATGAAAATAAAGGTTATTTTTGATAAGGCCGCTTCGGATAAGAAACTTAAAACTGGCTGGGGTATTTCTTTTCTCGTAGATGGAAAAATATTATTTGATACCGGAGAAAAAGGAGAATGGCTGCTTGATAATATGTGTTTTTTAGGCGTTGATATTAACAAAATTGATACGGTAGTGATTTCTCATGACCATTGGGATCATTGGGGCGGTCTTTGGGATTTGTTGACACAGAGGGCGGGACTTAAGGTTTATGCCTGCCCAAGATTTGGCAAGGAGTTTAAGGAGAGAGTTAAGAAATGCGGTGGAGAATTGATAGAAACCGAAAAAGTTACCGAGATTGCAGGCGGTATTTATACCACAGGAGAAATACCAGGGGCGTATAAAGGCAAATATATGGCAGAGCAAGCTATTGCCTTGAGAACAAAAAACGGCCTGACAATTATTACCGGATGCGCTCATCCGGGAATATTGAAGATGGCAGAAAAGGCAAAGACGAAATTCCCAGGTGAGTTAATTTACCTTGCTTTAGGCGGATTCCATCTAATGGATTCGGATAAACGGGCAATAGAGATAGTGGCGGAGAATTTTAGAAAGATGAACATAATAAAAGCCGGGCCTACCCATTGTTCCGGAGATATGGCAGAAGAAATTTTTAAGAGATTTTACGGGGATAATTTTATTCCGATTGAAATAGGCCAAGAGATAGAGGTTTGA
- a CDS encoding Rrf2 family transcriptional regulator has product MKLVTKDIHCAVKSLHYFTKYSEKVITVDELVKKLNMRRAFSRRILQALSRHKILKSFQGRGGGFTLNVRPDKIRIMDVMDIF; this is encoded by the coding sequence ATGAAATTAGTTACTAAGGATATCCATTGTGCGGTTAAATCGTTGCATTATTTTACTAAGTATTCGGAAAAAGTAATTACGGTAGATGAATTGGTAAAAAAATTGAATATGCGCAGAGCTTTTTCGAGAAGGATTTTACAGGCCTTGAGCAGGCATAAAATATTGAAATCTTTTCAAGGACGCGGCGGCGGTTTTACGCTGAATGTTAGGCCGGATAAAATACGCATTATGGATGTTATGGATATTTTTTAA
- the def gene encoding peptide deformylase: MEPLEIKKYPEKVLRKKSLEVKEITSKEVRLFEVMLFTMRHFAGIGLAAPQIGISKNLIVADIEGCVIKLANPLILDAKGSDKMEEGCLSMPGVGVVIERPDQIVVSGLNEKGEAVELKAQGLLARVLQHEVDHLRGKLIIDYMGLLEKFTLLKPMLSKVKDKHANL; this comes from the coding sequence ATGGAACCATTAGAAATAAAAAAATATCCTGAAAAAGTATTACGGAAAAAGTCGCTTGAAGTAAAAGAGATTACCAGCAAAGAAGTAAGGCTCTTTGAAGTGATGCTCTTTACGATGCGTCACTTTGCCGGTATCGGCTTAGCTGCTCCGCAGATTGGAATTTCCAAAAATTTAATAGTCGCAGATATTGAAGGATGCGTGATCAAATTGGCTAATCCCTTGATCTTAGACGCAAAAGGCTCGGATAAAATGGAAGAAGGTTGTTTAAGTATGCCCGGTGTCGGCGTCGTCATAGAGAGGCCGGATCAGATTGTTGTAAGCGGATTGAACGAGAAGGGGGAAGCCGTTGAATTAAAGGCGCAGGGGCTTTTGGCGCGAGTATTACAGCATGAAGTAGACCATCTAAGAGGAAAGTTGATTATCGATTATATGGGTTTATTGGAGAAATTTACATTGCTTAAGCCGATGTTATCAAAAGTAAAGGATAAACATGCCAATTTATGA
- a CDS encoding ARMT1-like domain-containing protein: MKTYIDCIPCFFKQALEGCRIVRISPKQQKKIIDAFACEIPKISLNASPPEIARIGYRLLSDVGFNRDPYQAIKQKSNRCALRLLGKLKTKVDRAGDRLLEAAELAIAGNIIDFGAKNNLNVREELKKILAEENKVIRKQSVFHYKEFRRAVRNARDILYLADNAGEVVFDRILIEEIKKEYPDKNIYYAVKEKPVINDALFEDAKVCGIDKTARIISNGTDAPGTLLRLCSKQFKQIYKRADMIISKGQGNFESLSNEKRPIFFLFMVKCPVVAKETGCKMGTIVLFYNLKNKKWNH; this comes from the coding sequence ATGAAAACATACATAGATTGTATTCCTTGTTTTTTTAAGCAGGCGCTTGAGGGCTGCCGGATCGTGCGAATAAGTCCAAAACAGCAAAAAAAGATTATTGATGCGTTTGCCTGCGAGATACCCAAGATATCCCTTAATGCAAGTCCCCCGGAGATAGCCCGGATTGGTTATAGGCTTTTAAGCGATGTAGGTTTTAATAGAGATCCGTATCAGGCTATAAAGCAGAAAAGCAACCGTTGCGCGTTAAGGTTATTAGGAAAATTGAAGACAAAAGTTGACCGTGCCGGGGACAGGCTTCTTGAGGCCGCAGAATTAGCTATTGCCGGTAACATTATAGATTTTGGCGCGAAGAATAATTTAAACGTAAGAGAGGAATTGAAGAAAATACTCGCTGAGGAAAATAAAGTTATACGTAAACAATCGGTTTTTCATTATAAAGAATTCAGGCGGGCAGTTAGAAATGCAAGGGATATTTTATACCTGGCCGATAACGCAGGGGAGGTAGTATTTGACCGGATTTTGATAGAAGAGATAAAAAAGGAATATCCGGATAAGAACATCTATTACGCCGTTAAAGAAAAGCCTGTTATAAATGATGCGTTATTTGAAGATGCCAAGGTTTGCGGGATTGATAAAACGGCCAGAATAATTTCTAATGGCACGGACGCTCCGGGAACGCTTCTTAGGCTGTGTTCCAAGCAATTTAAGCAGATATATAAGCGCGCGGATATGATTATTAGTAAAGGCCAGGGGAACTTCGAGTCATTATCGAACGAAAAAAGGCCTATTTTCTTTTTATTCATGGTGAAATGCCCGGTAGTCGCCAAAGAGACCGGCTGCAAAATGGGTACCATAGTATTGTTTTACAACCTTAAAAATAAAAAATGGAACCATTAG
- a CDS encoding radical SAM protein — MKKGFQYIYGPVPSWRLGSSLGIDLLSQAEKICNFDCLYCQIGQVKEYASERKVYVPVKAVIEELQKLPETNIDYITFSGRGEPTLAANLGEGIKAVKLIRKEPVAVLTNGSLMGMDEVRKEIISADFVVAKLDAHSPESLQSINRPVKGVEFGNIVEGIKVFRKSYKGKLALQMMLIDNNRNDVNKLIYLANYIKPDEVQVNTPLRQCSVRALSKEDIFKIKNNFLDACAGIQVVSVFDERDGKDIVSLSDEDTLKRRGKVK, encoded by the coding sequence ATGAAAAAAGGATTTCAATATATCTACGGCCCTGTTCCGTCTTGGCGGCTGGGTAGTTCCTTGGGCATAGATTTGCTTTCGCAAGCAGAGAAGATCTGCAATTTTGATTGTCTTTATTGCCAAATAGGGCAGGTTAAAGAATATGCAAGTGAGCGGAAGGTTTATGTGCCTGTTAAGGCGGTTATTGAAGAACTCCAAAAATTGCCGGAAACCAATATTGATTATATTACTTTTTCCGGAAGGGGAGAGCCTACCCTGGCGGCCAATTTAGGCGAGGGGATTAAGGCGGTAAAGTTAATCCGCAAAGAGCCGGTTGCGGTTTTGACTAATGGTTCTTTGATGGGGATGGATGAGGTAAGAAAAGAGATTATTTCGGCGGATTTTGTTGTTGCCAAGTTAGATGCCCATTCCCCCGAATCTTTACAGAGTATCAACAGGCCTGTTAAGGGAGTAGAGTTTGGAAATATCGTAGAAGGAATAAAGGTTTTTAGGAAAAGTTATAAAGGGAAATTGGCTTTGCAGATGATGTTGATAGACAACAATAGAAATGACGTTAATAAACTAATATATCTGGCGAATTATATCAAACCGGATGAGGTTCAGGTCAATACTCCGTTAAGGCAATGCAGTGTCAGGGCATTATCCAAAGAAGATATTTTTAAAATAAAAAATAACTTTCTTGACGCTTGCGCTGGAATACAGGTAGTCTCGGTGTTTGATGAAAGAGATGGCAAAGACATAGTTTCCTTAAGCGATGAGGATACGTTAAAAAGAAGGGGTAAGGTTAAATAA
- a CDS encoding Mrp/NBP35 family ATP-binding protein, translating to METKEAEYLEQEKRLKEKMAKVKHPLIVMSGKGGVGKSTVAVNLAYALSLSGNLVGILDIDLHGPNIAKMLGIEKQSLYNFEFGIQPVGVSDNLKAVSVALTGYNSDQPIIWRGPLKTAVIRQFLADVNWGDLDYLVIDSPPGTGDEPLSACQLIPNVTGIIIVTTPQDVAILDARKSVSFAKEIKIPVVGIIENMSGFVCPHCHGEVDIFKKGGGEKAAQELKVPFLGRVPFEPEFVEFGDKGTPFVSFGHKTKSAESFVKIVAKIKEFVGDTK from the coding sequence ATGGAAACCAAAGAAGCGGAATATTTAGAACAGGAGAAGCGCCTTAAGGAAAAGATGGCGAAGGTAAAACACCCTCTTATTGTTATGAGTGGTAAAGGCGGAGTAGGTAAATCGACGGTAGCGGTAAATCTTGCGTATGCATTGTCACTTTCGGGCAATTTGGTGGGTATTTTAGATATTGATCTTCACGGTCCTAATATTGCTAAGATGTTGGGAATAGAAAAACAATCGCTTTATAATTTTGAATTCGGGATCCAGCCGGTGGGGGTTTCGGATAATTTAAAGGCAGTGAGTGTCGCGCTTACCGGATACAATTCCGATCAGCCGATTATCTGGCGGGGGCCGTTGAAAACAGCGGTTATAAGGCAATTTTTAGCTGATGTTAATTGGGGTGACCTGGATTACCTTGTTATCGATTCGCCCCCGGGAACAGGCGATGAACCGTTAAGCGCCTGTCAATTAATTCCCAATGTGACCGGGATCATTATAGTGACTACACCACAGGATGTTGCCATACTTGACGCGAGAAAGAGCGTATCATTCGCCAAGGAGATAAAGATTCCGGTTGTAGGTATTATTGAGAACATGAGCGGGTTTGTTTGCCCTCACTGCCACGGAGAAGTAGATATTTTTAAGAAAGGCGGCGGCGAAAAGGCGGCGCAGGAGTTGAAGGTGCCGTTTTTGGGCAGGGTTCCGTTTGAACCGGAATTTGTTGAATTTGGCGATAAGGGTACGCCATTTGTTTCATTTGGGCACAAAACGAAGTCAGCCGAGTCTTTCGTAAAGATTGTGGCAAAAATAAAAGAATTCGTCGGAGATACGAAATGA
- a CDS encoding methylenetetrahydrofolate reductase C-terminal domain-containing protein yields the protein MIITKQKPLDEIVSYIKNDSAVFLIGCALCATACKTGGEVETKAMAGLLSAKGKEVTGWDILNPACYILESKKLLRRKEREITEADSIVSLACGGGTQAIAEIIGKPVYPANDTLFQGEIIRLSPQEDRFEKKCLMCGECIVGVTGGICPVTRCPKGLRSGPCGGVNKGKCEVDPERDCAWVLIHNRLKELGQLQNLQIQNKPRDYRKERDYVLVNKR from the coding sequence ATGATTATAACAAAACAGAAGCCATTAGATGAAATAGTTAGTTACATCAAGAATGACTCGGCTGTTTTCTTGATTGGTTGCGCTCTTTGCGCGACTGCCTGTAAAACCGGAGGAGAGGTTGAGACAAAGGCAATGGCCGGATTATTGAGTGCTAAAGGCAAAGAAGTAACCGGATGGGATATCCTTAATCCGGCGTGTTATATTTTAGAGTCAAAGAAATTGCTTCGGAGAAAAGAAAGAGAAATAACCGAAGCGGATTCCATTGTTAGCCTTGCCTGCGGTGGAGGTACCCAGGCGATAGCCGAGATTATAGGCAAACCAGTTTATCCGGCAAATGATACGTTATTTCAAGGAGAGATAATCCGGCTTTCTCCGCAGGAAGACCGTTTTGAGAAGAAATGCCTTATGTGCGGAGAGTGCATTGTCGGTGTTACCGGTGGTATTTGTCCGGTAACACGCTGCCCTAAGGGGCTTCGCAGCGGCCCTTGCGGAGGCGTTAATAAGGGTAAATGTGAAGTTGACCCTGAGCGGGATTGCGCATGGGTGCTGATCCATAACAGGCTAAAGGAGCTTGGACAACTTCAGAATTTACAAATACAAAATAAGCCGCGGGATTATCGTAAAGAACGAGATTACGTTTTAGTTAATAAGCGATAG
- a CDS encoding iron-sulfur cluster assembly scaffold protein: MGYPKEVISLLNDPKFFGRINDPAASSYLKGPCGDFMEFYLVIENNKITDIRYYTDGCGATRACAAMVAHLAYGKNVKDALSISAGEVIKRLKGLPEDHLHCTILSVSTLYRAIADYLLKA, encoded by the coding sequence GTGGGTTATCCTAAAGAGGTTATAAGCCTTTTAAATGACCCTAAGTTTTTTGGCAGGATAAACGATCCCGCGGCTTCTTCATATTTAAAAGGTCCCTGCGGGGATTTTATGGAGTTTTATTTAGTGATAGAAAACAATAAAATCACGGACATCAGGTATTATACGGATGGATGCGGGGCTACCCGGGCATGCGCCGCAATGGTTGCACATTTGGCTTACGGCAAAAATGTAAAGGATGCTTTATCTATTTCGGCGGGAGAAGTGATTAAACGACTGAAAGGTTTACCGGAGGATCATCTGCATTGCACTATTCTATCGGTAAGCACGCTTTATCGGGCAATAGCGGATTATTTATTGAAAGCATGA
- a CDS encoding DUF2099 family protein, whose amino-acid sequence MRFAVFGKNCDLKYRNIMDRRDIHVLKYFSSYVSVSDGKVINITDPTLTYCPLAEHLYKDFRGKSHSDKDAIKNVIKMAIESKIKDYGFFTDERKILFNDVAIPYGASEMISFSLRKKVIDAAVVVCDGAGTVITDKPKIVQGIGARMNSLLMTSPVKGIIKKLKSFGCQVVFENALIDQARGVQEAVRAGYKTIVVSVCGHSAENLKAIRSIEKEYDVSVITLAVCTTGITKDKINIIRDHADLVWSCASSDVRRIIGSLAILQLSRQIPVFVLTEKGLDFVAAYSRNKEIIDDLDSKKQYLASNEPSGQPVYLGNFKVFIRECKLPVNARKEPIFEDKNEYASV is encoded by the coding sequence ATGAGATTTGCCGTATTTGGGAAAAATTGCGATCTTAAATATAGGAATATTATGGATAGGCGGGATATTCACGTTCTAAAATATTTTTCATCGTATGTGAGTGTTTCTGACGGAAAGGTAATCAATATTACTGATCCGACGCTTACTTATTGTCCCTTAGCGGAACATTTGTATAAGGATTTCAGGGGTAAGAGTCACAGTGATAAAGATGCCATCAAAAATGTCATAAAGATGGCGATCGAGTCAAAAATTAAAGATTACGGGTTCTTTACTGATGAGAGAAAGATTTTATTTAATGATGTCGCGATACCGTACGGCGCGTCAGAAATGATCAGTTTTTCATTGAGAAAAAAGGTGATTGACGCGGCGGTTGTAGTCTGCGACGGGGCAGGCACGGTGATTACCGATAAGCCCAAGATTGTTCAAGGTATTGGCGCCCGGATGAATAGCCTATTGATGACTTCTCCTGTTAAAGGGATAATCAAGAAGCTTAAGTCGTTTGGCTGCCAGGTAGTCTTTGAAAACGCGCTTATTGATCAGGCGCGCGGGGTTCAGGAGGCGGTAAGGGCCGGGTATAAAACCATAGTGGTTAGCGTATGCGGTCATTCCGCGGAGAATTTAAAAGCGATTCGTTCGATAGAAAAAGAATATGATGTCAGCGTAATTACTTTAGCAGTGTGCACGACCGGGATAACTAAAGATAAGATTAATATCATACGCGACCACGCTGATTTAGTGTGGAGCTGCGCTTCTTCTGATGTGCGCCGGATAATCGGCTCTTTGGCGATATTGCAGTTATCCCGGCAGATACCGGTATTTGTTTTAACCGAAAAGGGGTTAGATTTTGTTGCAGCGTATTCTCGTAACAAGGAAATTATAGATGATTTAGACAGTAAAAAACAATATCTTGCTTCAAATGAACCAAGCGGACAGCCTGTGTATCTGGGGAATTTTAAGGTATTTATCAGAGAGTGTAAATTACCGGTTAATGCCCGGAAAGAGCCTATTTTTGAAGATAAGAATGAATACGCGTCCGTATAG